From a region of the Mobula hypostoma chromosome 6, sMobHyp1.1, whole genome shotgun sequence genome:
- the hnrnpa3 gene encoding heterogeneous nuclear ribonucleoprotein A3 isoform X1, with protein sequence MGRQGGARVAQPFSGCDKAHWFSGARTTRRRSLRRMEGLESKEPEQIRKLFIGGLSFETNEDSLRKHFEQWGQLTDCVVMREAASKRSRGFGFVTYSTVSEVDAAMSARPHKVDGRVVEPKRAVSREDSTKPGAHLTVKKIFLGGIKEDTEEYHLRDYFEKYGKIENIEVMTDRGSGKKRGFAFVTFDDHDSVDKIVVQKYHTVNGHNCEVRKALSRQEMQGLGSQRGRSSGGGGNSGNFMSRSGNYGGGNGGNFNRGGNFGGRGMGNFGGSRDDYGGGGGGGGYNGFGDGGNFGGGHGYSGRGGGGYGGGGPGFGNQGGGGGGGYGGGGYDNYNDGGNFGGNFGGGGGGNYNDFGNYPNQSSNFGPMKNSNYGRNSGPYSGGYGSGGGGGGYGRRY encoded by the exons ATGGGGCGGCAAGGCGGGGCTCGGGTGGCGCAGCCATTTTCCGGATGCGATAAGGCTCACTGGTTCTCGGGAGCTCGAACGACTCGCAGACGGTCATTGCGCAGAATGGAG GGTCTAGAAAGTAAAGAACCAGAGCAGATACGCAAGCTGTTCATTGGCGGATTGAGTTTTGAAACAAATGAAGATAGTTTAAGGAAGCACTTCGAGCAATGGGGACAACTAACAGATTGTGTG GTGATGAGGGAAGCGGCATCAAAACGTTCAAGGGGATTTGGGTTTGTGACCTACTCCACTGTATCAGAAGTAGATGCTGCCATGTCTGCTCGACCACACAAGGTTGATGGTCGTGTTGTAGAACCAAAAAGAGCAGTATCAAGAGAG GATTCTACAAAACCTGGTGCCCACTTAACAGTGAAGAAAATATTTCTTGGTggtatcaaagaagatactgaggAGTACCATCTAAGAGATTACTTTGAGAAGTATGGCAAGATTGAAAATATTGAAGTTATGACAGATCGTGGCAGTGGGAAAAAACGAGGATTTGCTTTTGTCACATTTGATGATCACGATTCTGTTGACAAAATTGTTG TTCAAAAGTACCATACTGTGAATGGACACAACTGCGAAGTGAGGAAAGCACTTTCACGACAAGAGATGCAGGGATTGGGCTCTCAGAGAG GGCGTAGCTCAGGAGGCGGAGGTAACTCTGGTAACTTCATGAGTCGCAGTGGGAATTATGGTGgtggaaatggaggaaatttTAATCGAGGCGGGAATTTTGGTGGCAGAG GCATGGGAAATTTTGGAGGCAGCAGGGATGACtatggaggtggaggaggtggcGGTGGATATAATGGATTTGGTGATG GTGGCAATTTTGGAGGTGGCCATGGTTACTCTggtagaggaggaggaggatatgGCGGTGGTGGCCCAGGTTTTGGCAAccaaggtggtggtggtggaggaggatatggTGGTGGTGGCTATGACAACTACAATGACGGTGGAAACTTTGGAG GTAATTttggtggtggaggaggtgggAACTACAATGACTTTGGAAACTATCCTAACCAATCATCAAATTTTGGACCCATGAAGAATAGCAATTATGGGCGTAACTCTGGCCCTTACAGTG GTGGTTATGGCTCTGGTGGTGGCGGCGGCGGCTACGGTAGAAGATACTGA
- the hnrnpa3 gene encoding heterogeneous nuclear ribonucleoprotein A3 isoform X2 yields MGRQGGARVAQPFSGCDKAHWFSGARTTRRRSLRRMEGLESKEPEQIRKLFIGGLSFETNEDSLRKHFEQWGQLTDCVVMREAASKRSRGFGFVTYSTVSEVDAAMSARPHKVDGRVVEPKRAVSREDSTKPGAHLTVKKIFLGGIKEDTEEYHLRDYFEKYGKIENIEVMTDRGSGKKRGFAFVTFDDHDSVDKIVVQKYHTVNGHNCEVRKALSRQEMQGLGSQRGRSSGGGGNSGNFMSRSGNYGGGNGGNFNRGGNFGGRGMGNFGGSRDDYGGGGGGGGYNGFGDGNFGGGGGGNYNDFGNYPNQSSNFGPMKNSNYGRNSGPYSGGYGSGGGGGGYGRRY; encoded by the exons ATGGGGCGGCAAGGCGGGGCTCGGGTGGCGCAGCCATTTTCCGGATGCGATAAGGCTCACTGGTTCTCGGGAGCTCGAACGACTCGCAGACGGTCATTGCGCAGAATGGAG GGTCTAGAAAGTAAAGAACCAGAGCAGATACGCAAGCTGTTCATTGGCGGATTGAGTTTTGAAACAAATGAAGATAGTTTAAGGAAGCACTTCGAGCAATGGGGACAACTAACAGATTGTGTG GTGATGAGGGAAGCGGCATCAAAACGTTCAAGGGGATTTGGGTTTGTGACCTACTCCACTGTATCAGAAGTAGATGCTGCCATGTCTGCTCGACCACACAAGGTTGATGGTCGTGTTGTAGAACCAAAAAGAGCAGTATCAAGAGAG GATTCTACAAAACCTGGTGCCCACTTAACAGTGAAGAAAATATTTCTTGGTggtatcaaagaagatactgaggAGTACCATCTAAGAGATTACTTTGAGAAGTATGGCAAGATTGAAAATATTGAAGTTATGACAGATCGTGGCAGTGGGAAAAAACGAGGATTTGCTTTTGTCACATTTGATGATCACGATTCTGTTGACAAAATTGTTG TTCAAAAGTACCATACTGTGAATGGACACAACTGCGAAGTGAGGAAAGCACTTTCACGACAAGAGATGCAGGGATTGGGCTCTCAGAGAG GGCGTAGCTCAGGAGGCGGAGGTAACTCTGGTAACTTCATGAGTCGCAGTGGGAATTATGGTGgtggaaatggaggaaatttTAATCGAGGCGGGAATTTTGGTGGCAGAG GCATGGGAAATTTTGGAGGCAGCAGGGATGACtatggaggtggaggaggtggcGGTGGATATAATGGATTTGGTGATG GTAATTttggtggtggaggaggtgggAACTACAATGACTTTGGAAACTATCCTAACCAATCATCAAATTTTGGACCCATGAAGAATAGCAATTATGGGCGTAACTCTGGCCCTTACAGTG GTGGTTATGGCTCTGGTGGTGGCGGCGGCGGCTACGGTAGAAGATACTGA